The genomic window GTCGGCCTCGTCGAGGTACTGCGTCGTGAGCAGCACGGTCGAGCCCGAGGCCACCAGCCGGCGGATGGTGTCCCACATCTGCGCGCGGGTGCGCGGGTCGAGGCCCGTGGTGGGCTCGTCGAGGAAGATGAGGGGCGGCTGGGCGATGAGGCTCGCCGCGAGGTCGAGTCGGCGACGCATGCCGCCCGAGAACTGCTTGAGCGGCCGCTTGGCCGCCTCGGTCAGGCTGAACTCCTCGAGGAGCTCGGCGGTCTTGCGCTTCGCGTCGCGAGCAGACAGGCCGAGGAGCCGGGAGAACAGCATGAGGTTCTCGTTCGCCGAGAGCGTCTCGTCGACGGAGGCGTACTGGCCGGTGACGCCGATGAGCTGGCGGACGACCTGGCTCTCGCGCTGCACGTCGTGGCCGAAGATCCGGGCGGAGCCCGCGTCGGGGCGCAGCAGCGTGGCGAGCATCGAGATGGTGGTGGTCTTGCCGGCGCCGTTCGGGCCGAGCACGCCGTAGACGCTGCCGGTCGCGACGCGGAGGTCGACGCCGTCGACGGCGCGGTTGCGGCCGAAGACCTTGACGAGGCCGTCGGCTTCGACGGCCCAGCGGCCGTCGCGGGATGCGGATGCGGTCATCGCGATCCCCTTTCGTTCGTGGTGGGCTCCCGTGGTGCGGGAGCGGTACCGGGCCTCCCGGTTCACGGGAGCGGTACGTCACGAACGAGTGTGCGCGGGGTCGCTGGCACGGCACTTGCACCGCGCTGACATGGCGCTGACACGGCGCCGTCACGGCGCCGGTGGGCCACGCCGACGCGCCGGATGCCCCGACCGCCCCGGGCCTGAACGGCTCGAGCGCGGCCGGGGCGTCCGGGTCGCGGGGCGGCGGCGCGTCAGTGGTCGCTGCGCTCGACGGCGACCTCGTTGCCGTCGGCGTCGATGAGCTTGCCGCCGACGTAGGCGTCGCCCTCCTCGAGCGCGTCGAGCTGCTCCACCCGGATGCTGCGCGTCGGTGCTGCGGCGAACACCGAGGGCCTGCGCGGCGTGCCGAACTTCAGGTGGTTGAACAGCAGGTTCAGGAGGATCGCGACGACCGCGGCCGAGCTGATGCCCGAGTCGAAGATGATGCGGAACCACTCGGGCATGCCGTGGTAGATGCCGGGCGCGGCGATCGGGAGCATGCCGAACCCGATGGCCGACGCGACGATGACCAGGTTCATGTTGCCGCGGTAGTCGACCTTCGCGAGCGTGCGGATGCCGCTCGCGGCGACGCTGCCGAACAGCACGATGCCGGCGCCGCCGAGCACGGGCGGCGGGACCGCGGCGACGACGCGGCCGAGGACCGGCAGCAGGCCGAGGATCACCAGGACGACGCCGCCGGCGGTGACCACGAAGCGGCTCTTCACGCCGGTGATGGCGACGAGGCCGACGTTCTGCGCGAATGCGCTCTGCGTGAACGAACCGAAGATCGGCGACACCGCGCTCGACAGCATGTCGGCCCGCAGGCCCGCGGCGATGCGCTTGGAGTCGACCTTGGTGCCGATGATCTCGCCGACGGCGAGGATGTCGGCGGTGGTCTCGGTGAGGGTGACCAGGATCACGATGAGCATCGAGATGATCGCGGCGATCTCGAACGTCGGCAGGCCGAACGCGAACGGGGTCGGGAGCGCGAAGATCGGTCCGTCGCCGACGCTCGAGAAGTCGGCGATGCCGAGCGCGGCGGCGACGATGGTGCCGACGACGATCGACAGCAGGATCGACAGGCGCGAGATGGCGCCGACGCCGATCTTGCTGAGCACCAGCACGACGACGAACGTCAGGCCGGCCAGGCCGAGGAAGGCCGGCGAGCCGTAGTCGTCGGCCGACGGGTTGCCGCCCTGCGCCCACATGGCGGCGACCGGGATCAGCGTCAGGCCGATAGTGGTGATCACCGACCCCGTCACGACCGGTGGGAAGAACCGGATGACGGTGGCGAACACGGGCGCGATCAGCAGGCCGATGAGGGATGCCACGATCACGGAGCCGAATACGGCTGGGAGTCCGCCGCCGCTGGTGACGATCGCGCCCATCGTCGCGACGCCGGAGAACGACACGCCCTGCACGAGCGGCAACTGCGAGCCGAACCACTTCACGCCGACGGTCTGGAGGATCGTGGCGAGTCCGCCGACGAACAGGCAGGCGGCGATCAGCACGCCGATCTCGGCCTGGTCGAGGCCCGCGGCCGACCCGATGATCAGCGGCGGCGCGATGATGCCGCCGTACATGGTGAGCACGTGCTGGAGTCCGTAGGCGAAGGTCATGCCGATCGGCAGGCGCTCGTCCTCGGGGCGGGCGACGCGTTCGGCGGTGCGCTCGGTTCTCTTCATGTCGACCTCTTCGTCGTTCGGGCCGCCTCCGGCGGCCGGGTGGTGATGCTGGTGCGTTCGGTTCGGTTGGTGCGTCTCGTTCGGTGTCGGTCAGGTGGTCTGGTCGGGTGCTCGGGTCAGGTGGGCCGGTTCGGTTCGGATGCCCCTCCGCTCACCCGTGCCGGGCGAGCAGGTCGCTCGCGGCCTCGGAGTGGTGGGCGATCAACTGCTCGAGGTCGAGGCCCTCGATCGCCCCGTCGACGACGCGCCACCGGCCGCCGACCATGACGCGGTCGGCGCGCTCGGCGCCGCAGAGCAGGAGGGCGGCGACGGGGTCGTGGCTCCCGGAGAAGCGCAGGTCGTCGAGCGTGAACATCGCGAGGTCGGCCTGCTTGCCGGGTGCCAGCACGCCGAGGTCGGAGCGACCGAGCGCGCGGGCGGAGCCCGCGGTCGCCCAGCCGAGCGCGCGCTCGGGCGTCACGCTCGCGGCGCCGTAGCGCAGTCGCTGCAGGTAGAGGGCCTGGCGGACCTCCTGGATGAGGTTCGAGCCGTCGTTGGACGCGGAGCCGTCCACTCCGAGCCCGACCGGAGCTCCGGCCTCCTCGAGTTCGACGGCGCGGGCGATGCCCGATGCGAGCCGCATGTTCGAGGTCGCGCAGTGCGCGACGGCGGTGCCGGCCGCCCCGAGCCGGGCGATCTCGGCGTCGTCGAAGTGGATGCCGTGGGCGAGCCACGACCGGTCGGAGAGCCATCCGACGCTCTCGAGGTAGTCGACGGTGCGCAGAGCGAAGCGCTCGCGGCAGAAGTCCTCCTCGTCGAGCGTCTCGGCGAGGTGGGTGTGCAGGCGCACGTCGAGCCGTTCGGCGAGCTGTGCCGTCTCGCGCATGACCTCGGTCGTGACGGAGAACGGCGAACAGGGTGCCAGGCCGATCTGCACGAACGCGCCGTCGCCGCGCTCGTGGTACGCGCCGATCAGCCGCTCGCTGTCGGCGAGGATCGTCTCGGCGTCCTGCACGGTGGTCTGCGGCGGCAGCCCGCCGTCGTCCTCGCCGAGCGACATGGATCCGCGCGTCAGGGTGGCGCGCATGCCGAGCCGCCTCACGACGTCGACCTGGACGTCGATGCCCTGTTCCAGACCGTCGGGGAAGAGGTAGTGGTGGTCGGCCGCGGTCGTGCAACCCGAGAGCAGCAGTTCGGCGAGCGCGGCGGTGGTCGCGAGCTCGAGGTCGCGCGGCGTGAGGCCGGCCCAGACGCCGTACAGGCCCTTCAACCAGGGGAAGAGCTCGGCGCTCACGACGGGCGTCCAGGCCCGGGTGAGCGTCTGGTAGAAGTGGTGGTGCGTGTTGATGAGGCCCGGGATGACCACGTGCCGCGAGGCGTCGAACACCTCGTCGACGGGGTGCGTCGGCTCGGAGCCCCTCGGCACGACCTCGACCACCTCGGCCCCGCGGATCACCAGGCCGGCCGAGGCATCCGCGTCGTCGCCCGTGAAGATGCCGAGCGGCTGCTTCAGCCAGGTCGTGGTGGGGGTCATGCAGCGGCTCCGATCCGGTGGTGCGTGGTGCGAACCGGAGGCCGGCCCGCGCGGGGGCCAGCTCAGTGATGCCCTGTCTGCTGATCCAGGTCCCTCCCGCGCTGGAAGGTGCATCCAGAAGTACCATCGGCTTCACCGCGCCGTCAATAGTTTTTCACAGGCCGAATGTCTTTTTTCACATTGTGGATATCTTGAATGGATCCAATCACGCGCCACGTCGATACGATGAATCGACGTGGCCAGCTACACCGATCTCCTGAAGACCCCGGGCGTCGCGCGAATCATCGCGGCGCAGCTGACCGCGCGCTTCCCCAGCGGCATGCTCTCGCTCGCGTTCCTGCTGCACGTCGAGCAGCAGACCGGGTCGTACGGCTCCGCGGGGCTCGTGCTCGCCGCGACCTCCATCGGCCAGGCGGTCGCCGGACCCCTCACCAGCCGCCTCATGGGGCGGTTCGGCATGCGGCCGGTGCTGATCCTCACGCTCGCCGTCTGCGCGACGGCCGTCGTCGCGATCGCCGTGCTCCCGCTCACCGTGCCGCTGTACATGACGATCGGGCTCGTCTGCGGACTCGCCACCCCGCCCGTGCAGCCGGCCGTGCGCACCATCTACCCGAAGATGGTGAACTCCCGGCAGCTCACCCCGCTGTTCTCGCTCGACGCCTCTGCGCAGGAGATCATCTGGGTCGTCGGCCCCGTCGTCACCACCTTCATCTCGACGCAGATCGGCACGACGTGGGGCATCCTCGCCGCCGCGGCAATGATGATCGGCGGCGGCATCTGGTTCATCGCCTCCCCCGAGCTCGGCCGCGTGCGCATCCCCCGCTCGAAGCGCCGGTTCGGCGTCGTGCTCACGCGGCCGCCGGTGCTGCTCGCCACCGTCGTCGGATTCCTCCTCATCGCAGCGTGCGCGGCGATCGAGGCCGGCGTGGTCGCCGTCTTCGGCCACGACGGCGCCGAGGCCGGCATCGTCCTCGCGATCTTCTCGGTCGGCAGCCTCGCCGGCGGCCTGCTGCTCGGCCACACGCCCATCGGGCCCTGGTCGACCGCGCGCCGCATGGCGATCGTCATGGTCGGCACCGTCGTCGCCGGGTTCGGCATGAACTTCCCGTGGCTGTCGGTGTCGCTGTTCATCGCCGGCATCGGCATCGCGCCCGCGCTCGCGGTGCTGTTCGCGATCGTCTCGGCGAGCGTGAAGTTCTCCGACACCGCCGAGGCGTACGGCTGGGTCGGCACCGGACAACTGATCGGCGCGGCGATGGGGTCGGCGCTCGCCGGGTTCCTCATCGACGAGTTCACCGCCGTCGGCGCGTTCTGGGCGGCCGCCGGGTTCGCCGTGGTCGGCGTGATCGTGCCGGCCGTGTTCGTGCGCTGGCATCCCGACCTGCGCGGCCGCGACGCGAGCCCGCTGCCCGACACCGAACCGGTGGAGATCACGCCGACATGACCGGAGCCTCCATGCCACCGCGCCCGTCCACCCCGCCCCCGTCGCCGCTGCTGCCGCTCGCCGACGGCGCAGCCATCCCCCAGCTCGGCTACGGCCTGTACAAGGTGCCGGCCGCTGACGCCGGCGCGCTCTGCCGCTCCGCGATTGAGATCGGCTACCGCCACCTCGATACGGCCGCGTTCTACGGCAACGAACGCGAGACCGGGCAGGCCGTGCGCGAGGCATCCGTGCCGCGCGACGAGCTGTTCGTGACGAGCAAGGTCTGGAAGGACGACAACGGCTACGACTCGACGCTGCGCGCGTTCGACGAGTCGATGCAGCGGTTCGGCCTCGACGCGCTCGACCTGTACCTCATCCACTGGCCCGTGCCGTCGACCGACCGCTACGTCGACACCTGGCGCGCGCTCGTGCGGCTGCAGCAGGACGGACGCGTGCGGTCCATCGGCGTCGCCAACTTCCACGCCCACCACCTCGAGCGCATCATCGGGGAGACCGGCGTCGCCCCGGTGGTCAACCAGGTCGAGCTGCACCCCTGGCTGCCGCAGACCGCGCTCCGCGCGTTCCACGACGCGAACGGCATCCGCACCGAGGCGTGGTCGCCGCTCGCCCGCGGACGCATCCTCGACGACCCGACGCTCGCCGCGATCGCCTCGAAGCACGACCGTTCGGTCGCGCAGGTGACGCTGCGCTGGCACGTGCAGCTCGGCAACATCGTCATCCCGAAGGCGTCCTCGCCCGAACGCCAGCGCGAGAACCTCGACGTGTTCGACTTCGCGCTCGACGATGACGACCTCGCCGCGATCGGCACGCTCGAGAGCGGCGAGCGGACGGGGCGCGACCCCGAGTTCGACTGACGCCGGACGACGGATGCCGCCGTCCGGCGGCCCGGCGAACGTGCGGGTCCCGAGCTTCGTTGGGGCCGTTCGACGACTCCCAGCGAACCGCAACCCGACCGTGACCGGACTCCCAGTCCGCCCCCAGACATCGACGTCCGACCCGGCCCTAGCCTGACCGCATGACTCGACGACTCGCATCCGCGGCCGCAGCCGCCGCGCTCCTCGCCCTCCTGCTCGCGGGCTGCTCCGCGGGCGCCGGTTCGGATTCCTCGGCGCCGATGTCCGGCACGGCCGAGCACGCCCCCGCCGAGCCCGGGGACGGCGGCGGTTCCGCCGAGGGGTTCGTCGCCACGGGCGAGGCAGCCGCCGACGAAGCTGCCGGGGCGTCCGACGCCGACCGCAGCGTGATCCGCACCGGCTCGATCTCGATCACCGTCGACGATCCGATCGCGTCCGCCGACGACGTGGCCGACCTCGCGACCGGTGCGGGCGGTCGCATCGACCAGCGCACCGAGCAGCCCGGCACCGACGGCATGACGGCGAGCGCCGACCTCGTGCTGCGGATCCCGGTCGACGGCCTCGACGCGGTCGTCGACGACCTGCGCGAACTCGGCGAGGTGAACCGCATCGCGCTCGAGGCATCCGACGTGACGCAGCAGCGTGAAGACCTCGACGCGCGGATCGAGGCGCTGGGCGCCTCCGTCGACCGGCTCACCGCACTGCTCGGCCAGGCGACGACGACCGCCGACCTCATCGAGATCGAGTCCGAGCTCACGACCCGGCAGGCCGAGCTCGACAGCCTCACCCAGCAGCGCGACCTGCTCGTCGACCAGGTCGAGTTCTCGACGCTGTCGGTCTCGCTCGTCACCGAGGAGCAGGCGCCGGATGCCCGCCCCGACACGTTCCTCGACGGTCTCGCCGCGGGGTGGGAGAGCCTCATGGCGTTCGGCGCGGGCCTGCTCGTCGTGCTCGGCGTGCTGCTCCCGTGGATCGGCCTGCTCGCACTCGTCGCGGCGATCGTCGTGGGCGTCGTGCTGCTCGTGGCCCGCGGACGGCGGCGCCCGCCGCAGGCGTAGGCTGACGCCGTGACCGCTGCGACGTCGCCCATCGAATCCGTGCTCACCGTCGACCTGCTCGACCGGATCCGCGAGCGGGCGGCCGACCTCGACGAACGCAACGCCTTCTTCGACGAGGACCTCGCCGACCTCCGTGATGCCGGCTACCTTCGCGCCCTCGTGCCCGAATCGCTCGGCGGACTCGGCTGGAGCCTCGAGGACGCGGTGCGCGCGCAGATGCGGCTCGGCGGCGCGGCGCCGGCGACCGCGCTCGCGATCAACATGCACCTCGTGTGGACGGGAGTCGCGAAGGTGCTCGCCGACCGCGGGGACGACACGCTCGGGTTCCTGCAGCGCGAGGCCGCAGACGGCGAGGTCTTCGGCTTCGGCATCTCGGAGGCCGGCAACGACCTGATGCTCTTCGGGTCGCGCACGGTCGCGGAACCGCAACCGCGCGGCGGCTACCGGTACACCGGTCGCAAGATCTTCACGTCGCTGTCGCCCGCGTGGACCAGGCTGGGCACGATGGGCCTCGACACCGCGTCGGAGGACGCCCCGAAGATCGTCTACGGGTTCATCGACCGCGAGGACCCCGACGTGAAGGTCCTCGACGACTGGAACACGCTCGGCATGCGGGCGAGCCAGAGCCGCACGACGGTGCTCGACGGCGCATTCGCCGCACCCGACCGCATCGTGCGCCGACTCGACCCGGGGCCCAACGCCGACCCGATGGTCTTCGGGATCTTCGCCTGCTTCGAGCTGCTGCTCGGCGCGGTCTACACCGGCATCGGCGCCCGGGCCCTCGAGCTCGCGATCGCCGCCGCAAGGCGGCGCACGTCGATGAAGCACGACGGCAGGCCGCTCGCCGACGACCCCGACATCCGGTGGCGGATCGCGGATGCCGCGCTCGCGCACGACGCGAT from Agromyces sp. LHK192 includes these protein-coding regions:
- a CDS encoding ATP-binding cassette domain-containing protein — its product is MTASASRDGRWAVEADGLVKVFGRNRAVDGVDLRVATGSVYGVLGPNGAGKTTTISMLATLLRPDAGSARIFGHDVQRESQVVRQLIGVTGQYASVDETLSANENLMLFSRLLGLSARDAKRKTAELLEEFSLTEAAKRPLKQFSGGMRRRLDLAASLIAQPPLIFLDEPTTGLDPRTRAQMWDTIRRLVASGSTVLLTTQYLDEADQLADRIAVIDRGHVVAEGTGDELKASVGTSTLHLRPESPADIDDVRVAIERVLGVGATVSPEAARVTAPMQDADRVADLLVTLRDAGIHLAEMSVQKPTLDEVFLTLTGHGVDHDDAAGASGAEPEASVEYEGSRA
- a CDS encoding nucleobase:cation symporter-2 family protein, giving the protein MKRTERTAERVARPEDERLPIGMTFAYGLQHVLTMYGGIIAPPLIIGSAAGLDQAEIGVLIAACLFVGGLATILQTVGVKWFGSQLPLVQGVSFSGVATMGAIVTSGGGLPAVFGSVIVASLIGLLIAPVFATVIRFFPPVVTGSVITTIGLTLIPVAAMWAQGGNPSADDYGSPAFLGLAGLTFVVVLVLSKIGVGAISRLSILLSIVVGTIVAAALGIADFSSVGDGPIFALPTPFAFGLPTFEIAAIISMLIVILVTLTETTADILAVGEIIGTKVDSKRIAAGLRADMLSSAVSPIFGSFTQSAFAQNVGLVAITGVKSRFVVTAGGVVLVILGLLPVLGRVVAAVPPPVLGGAGIVLFGSVAASGIRTLAKVDYRGNMNLVIVASAIGFGMLPIAAPGIYHGMPEWFRIIFDSGISSAAVVAILLNLLFNHLKFGTPRRPSVFAAAPTRSIRVEQLDALEEGDAYVGGKLIDADGNEVAVERSDH
- a CDS encoding 8-oxoguanine deaminase yields the protein MTPTTTWLKQPLGIFTGDDADASAGLVIRGAEVVEVVPRGSEPTHPVDEVFDASRHVVIPGLINTHHHFYQTLTRAWTPVVSAELFPWLKGLYGVWAGLTPRDLELATTAALAELLLSGCTTAADHHYLFPDGLEQGIDVQVDVVRRLGMRATLTRGSMSLGEDDGGLPPQTTVQDAETILADSERLIGAYHERGDGAFVQIGLAPCSPFSVTTEVMRETAQLAERLDVRLHTHLAETLDEEDFCRERFALRTVDYLESVGWLSDRSWLAHGIHFDDAEIARLGAAGTAVAHCATSNMRLASGIARAVELEEAGAPVGLGVDGSASNDGSNLIQEVRQALYLQRLRYGAASVTPERALGWATAGSARALGRSDLGVLAPGKQADLAMFTLDDLRFSGSHDPVAALLLCGAERADRVMVGGRWRVVDGAIEGLDLEQLIAHHSEAASDLLARHG
- a CDS encoding MFS transporter, whose product is MASYTDLLKTPGVARIIAAQLTARFPSGMLSLAFLLHVEQQTGSYGSAGLVLAATSIGQAVAGPLTSRLMGRFGMRPVLILTLAVCATAVVAIAVLPLTVPLYMTIGLVCGLATPPVQPAVRTIYPKMVNSRQLTPLFSLDASAQEIIWVVGPVVTTFISTQIGTTWGILAAAAMMIGGGIWFIASPELGRVRIPRSKRRFGVVLTRPPVLLATVVGFLLIAACAAIEAGVVAVFGHDGAEAGIVLAIFSVGSLAGGLLLGHTPIGPWSTARRMAIVMVGTVVAGFGMNFPWLSVSLFIAGIGIAPALAVLFAIVSASVKFSDTAEAYGWVGTGQLIGAAMGSALAGFLIDEFTAVGAFWAAAGFAVVGVIVPAVFVRWHPDLRGRDASPLPDTEPVEITPT
- a CDS encoding aldo/keto reductase, producing MTGASMPPRPSTPPPSPLLPLADGAAIPQLGYGLYKVPAADAGALCRSAIEIGYRHLDTAAFYGNERETGQAVREASVPRDELFVTSKVWKDDNGYDSTLRAFDESMQRFGLDALDLYLIHWPVPSTDRYVDTWRALVRLQQDGRVRSIGVANFHAHHLERIIGETGVAPVVNQVELHPWLPQTALRAFHDANGIRTEAWSPLARGRILDDPTLAAIASKHDRSVAQVTLRWHVQLGNIVIPKASSPERQRENLDVFDFALDDDDLAAIGTLESGERTGRDPEFD
- a CDS encoding DUF4349 domain-containing protein encodes the protein MTRRLASAAAAAALLALLLAGCSAGAGSDSSAPMSGTAEHAPAEPGDGGGSAEGFVATGEAAADEAAGASDADRSVIRTGSISITVDDPIASADDVADLATGAGGRIDQRTEQPGTDGMTASADLVLRIPVDGLDAVVDDLRELGEVNRIALEASDVTQQREDLDARIEALGASVDRLTALLGQATTTADLIEIESELTTRQAELDSLTQQRDLLVDQVEFSTLSVSLVTEEQAPDARPDTFLDGLAAGWESLMAFGAGLLVVLGVLLPWIGLLALVAAIVVGVVLLVARGRRRPPQA
- a CDS encoding acyl-CoA dehydrogenase family protein, yielding MTAATSPIESVLTVDLLDRIRERAADLDERNAFFDEDLADLRDAGYLRALVPESLGGLGWSLEDAVRAQMRLGGAAPATALAINMHLVWTGVAKVLADRGDDTLGFLQREAADGEVFGFGISEAGNDLMLFGSRTVAEPQPRGGYRYTGRKIFTSLSPAWTRLGTMGLDTASEDAPKIVYGFIDREDPDVKVLDDWNTLGMRASQSRTTVLDGAFAAPDRIVRRLDPGPNADPMVFGIFACFELLLGAVYTGIGARALELAIAAARRRTSMKHDGRPLADDPDIRWRIADAALAHDAIEPQLRSLARDVDDLADHGAFWYAKLSGAKVRATETAKHVVDQAVRVAGGSSYFAGNELGRLYRDVLAGIFHPSDDESAHATIANAWIGPVSQG